Proteins found in one Pontibacter sp. SGAir0037 genomic segment:
- a CDS encoding GAF domain-containing protein yields the protein MSKGSFHEAIVSLTTQDNVKLSVGKLPFKTTLSLSPLISYWEHKADTDPNCNVARVKELTSLLRQTPELTGPIEDFTVIEKHINTVDILMEDIFPNALWENDLMAAVLPFHFESFYATPKLEELRLLGGSNYSEKLNLDAKTLLFRQTLSAYTLILEKFYNANFTVDEPFIFTLKDKFTGLHRHYKLKVDLKFMEVKAKGELKPLTPQEINFLINRYNDLDLWMEKLPPEDFEFTGFAIYDFTDVTNEETISSLRFDLLDKHSVSSDEGYQNLQQKLRVLFQLPDLRLGLASCPALHEFDTNFARKIWHGLVLTNTCAIKLEDLRGSIYEPVFRNNHTIVVEDLATFQNPTVIEKQLLETGVRNLIVAPLEYEGSFMGILELATPIPGELNALATIRLKEILPLFALAMKRSLEELRSRIQSIIKEKYTAIHPIVEWRFTQAAINLLEKLERNVKSEIEPIVFNDVYPLYGVSDIRSSATERNKAIQGDLLEQLVLAKEVVLAAKDNLPLSILDELIFKLDKFSQSIMHELTSGDEGAIIDFLRTEVEPLFRHFISKNPAAEAPIRAYQQEINNSHKCVYTRRRAYEESIYRINETISSFLEQEEDKVQKIFPHYFEKYRTDGLEYNIYIGSSLLNNKEFEPIYLKNMRLWQLMLTCEIALRIQKLRVNLKLPLEITQLILVHSNLIAIRFRLDEKKFDVDGADNIRYEIIKKRLDKATILGSEERLTQPGKVAIVYTQEKEAQEYMRYIEFLQAEGYIKPEVERLQLEEMQGVQGLQALRIAVNFEEKLRHNIDAGDELLAIAQNATLN from the coding sequence ATGAGCAAAGGCAGCTTTCATGAAGCTATTGTTTCTCTCACTACACAGGATAATGTGAAGCTGAGTGTGGGTAAACTGCCTTTTAAAACCACCCTTAGCCTGTCGCCGCTTATCTCTTACTGGGAACATAAAGCAGATACCGATCCTAACTGCAACGTAGCACGGGTAAAAGAACTGACTAGTCTGCTACGCCAGACACCTGAATTAACAGGACCTATAGAAGACTTTACAGTTATTGAAAAGCATATTAACACAGTAGATATTCTGATGGAAGACATCTTTCCGAATGCGCTGTGGGAAAATGATTTAATGGCGGCCGTACTGCCTTTTCACTTTGAAAGCTTTTACGCCACCCCTAAACTGGAGGAACTCAGGCTTCTTGGCGGCAGCAACTACTCAGAAAAGCTTAATCTTGATGCTAAAACCCTGCTGTTCAGACAAACCCTATCGGCTTATACCCTGATACTGGAAAAATTTTACAATGCCAACTTTACCGTAGATGAGCCTTTTATTTTTACTTTAAAAGACAAATTTACAGGGCTGCACCGCCATTACAAGCTAAAAGTAGACCTGAAATTTATGGAGGTTAAAGCAAAAGGAGAATTAAAGCCGCTTACACCTCAGGAAATAAACTTCCTGATAAACAGGTATAACGACCTTGATCTTTGGATGGAGAAGCTTCCGCCAGAAGATTTTGAATTTACAGGCTTTGCCATTTATGACTTTACCGATGTTACCAACGAAGAAACTATTTCTTCGCTGCGTTTCGACCTGCTCGATAAGCACTCTGTAAGCTCTGATGAAGGCTATCAAAACCTGCAACAGAAACTGAGGGTGCTGTTTCAACTGCCTGACCTAAGACTCGGACTGGCCTCCTGCCCTGCCCTGCATGAGTTCGACACTAACTTCGCACGCAAAATCTGGCACGGGCTCGTGCTTACCAATACCTGTGCTATAAAACTGGAAGATCTTCGCGGTTCTATTTATGAACCTGTGTTCAGAAACAACCATACCATTGTGGTAGAAGACCTGGCTACTTTTCAGAACCCGACCGTTATAGAAAAGCAGTTGCTCGAGACGGGTGTAAGAAATCTGATTGTGGCTCCCCTGGAATACGAAGGTTCTTTTATGGGTATACTGGAACTGGCAACACCCATACCAGGTGAACTGAATGCACTGGCAACAATACGGCTAAAAGAAATCCTGCCGCTGTTTGCCCTGGCCATGAAGCGAAGCCTGGAAGAATTGCGCAGCCGCATCCAGAGCATCATCAAAGAAAAGTATACGGCCATTCACCCGATTGTGGAGTGGCGCTTTACACAGGCAGCTATTAACCTGCTGGAGAAACTGGAGCGAAATGTAAAATCTGAAATAGAGCCCATTGTCTTCAACGATGTATATCCTTTGTATGGAGTTTCTGACATCAGGAGTTCTGCCACAGAGCGCAATAAGGCCATTCAAGGCGATTTGCTGGAGCAATTGGTTTTAGCAAAAGAAGTAGTTCTGGCAGCCAAAGACAACCTGCCACTTTCTATCCTCGACGAACTCATTTTTAAGCTGGACAAGTTCTCTCAGAGCATCATGCACGAACTGACATCAGGAGACGAGGGGGCTATCATTGACTTTCTTAGAACCGAAGTCGAGCCCCTGTTCAGGCATTTTATATCGAAGAACCCGGCAGCAGAGGCACCCATACGGGCTTACCAGCAAGAAATAAACAACTCCCACAAGTGTGTTTATACTAGAAGGCGTGCATACGAAGAAAGCATCTACCGTATAAACGAAACTATATCCAGCTTTCTGGAGCAGGAAGAAGACAAGGTACAAAAGATATTTCCGCATTATTTCGAAAAATACAGAACCGACGGTCTCGAATACAATATCTATATAGGATCCTCGCTTCTGAATAACAAAGAGTTTGAACCGATCTACCTGAAGAACATGCGCCTGTGGCAGCTTATGCTTACCTGCGAAATTGCCCTGCGCATACAGAAGCTTCGCGTTAACCTGAAGCTGCCACTGGAAATTACCCAGCTGATTTTAGTGCACAGCAACCTGATTGCCATCCGCTTTAGGTTAGACGAAAAAAAATTCGATGTGGATGGCGCAGACAACATCCGGTACGAAATCATTAAAAAGCGCCTCGACAAGGCTACTATTCTAGGTTCAGAAGAACGCCTGACACAGCCAGGAAAGGTGGCAATTGTATATACCCAGGAAAAAGAAGCACAGGAGTATATGCGCTACATTGAGTTTTTACAGGCCGAAGGATATATAAAACCAGAAGTAGAAAGGCTACAACTGGAAGAGATGCAGGGGGTACAGGGGCTACAGGCACTACGTATAGCTGTAAATTTCGAGGAAAAGCTGCGCCATAACATAGATGCAGGCGATGAGCTTTTAGCTATAGCCCAGAATGCAACCCTAAATTAA
- a CDS encoding DUF6565 domain-containing protein: MNKLTKWIMVLCLATVSFGVQAQSQLEQDLADLRSWLNRKANQGDSLTRAEWPAIKREYNVRTENLDRRVNQFSEKSKEEYKELKAQYRAWEEEREGSYGQPLNREEATKWELELAGRTDLKQLKANQMRDVWVKFMDEVRAKRTNWSLRDWDYAEHVYRELSDRKQEVLDNMSSGDKIKVAALQVEFNTLRKSRDAKDKFQQMRENR; the protein is encoded by the coding sequence ATGAACAAACTAACAAAATGGATCATGGTGCTGTGCCTGGCAACAGTTTCGTTTGGAGTACAGGCACAATCGCAACTGGAACAGGATTTAGCCGATCTGCGATCCTGGTTAAATCGCAAAGCTAACCAGGGTGACAGTTTAACGCGTGCCGAATGGCCTGCCATTAAGCGCGAGTACAACGTCAGGACAGAAAACCTGGACCGACGTGTAAATCAGTTTTCTGAAAAATCGAAAGAAGAATACAAGGAGCTGAAGGCGCAGTACCGGGCTTGGGAAGAAGAGCGGGAGGGCAGCTATGGGCAACCGCTGAACCGGGAGGAGGCAACAAAGTGGGAGCTTGAGCTGGCAGGAAGAACAGATCTGAAGCAGTTAAAAGCGAACCAGATGCGGGATGTGTGGGTAAAATTTATGGATGAAGTAAGGGCTAAACGTACAAACTGGAGCCTGCGCGACTGGGACTATGCCGAACATGTTTACAGAGAATTAAGCGATCGAAAGCAGGAAGTGCTGGATAACATGTCTAGTGGTGATAAGATAAAAGTGGCTGCCCTGCAAGTTGAGTTTAACACACTCCGCAAAAGCCGCGATGCCAAGGATAAGTTTCAGCAAATGCGCGAGAACAGGTAA
- a CDS encoding deoxynucleoside kinase translates to MHIAIVGNIGAGKTTLASKLAQHFKWDLYLEAVDNNPYLKDFYEDMERWAFHLQVFFLNSRFSQVRQIQSNNRSVIQDRTIYEDAHIFAKNLHQSGLMSTRDYENYFDLFQSMISMVKAPDLMIYLKADLPKLIGQIEKRNRDYESSISINYLRNLNEHYNSWMGSYDQGKKLVIDVNNMDFVANPEDLGSIIEKIQGELFGLF, encoded by the coding sequence ATGCATATTGCAATCGTTGGCAACATTGGGGCTGGCAAAACCACACTTGCGTCTAAGCTGGCGCAACACTTTAAATGGGATTTATACCTGGAGGCTGTTGATAATAACCCTTACCTGAAGGATTTTTATGAGGATATGGAGCGCTGGGCTTTTCACCTGCAGGTTTTCTTTCTGAACAGCCGATTTTCGCAGGTAAGGCAGATACAAAGCAATAACCGCAGTGTAATACAGGACCGCACCATTTATGAAGATGCTCATATATTTGCGAAAAACCTGCATCAGTCAGGTCTGATGAGCACCCGCGATTATGAGAATTACTTCGATCTGTTTCAGTCGATGATCAGTATGGTAAAGGCTCCTGACCTGATGATTTACCTGAAGGCGGATCTCCCTAAGCTGATCGGGCAGATTGAAAAGCGCAACCGTGATTATGAGAGCAGCATCAGTATAAACTACCTGCGCAACCTGAACGAGCATTACAACAGTTGGATGGGAAGTTACGACCAGGGCAAGAAGCTGGTAATTGATGTAAACAACATGGATTTTGTAGCCAATCCGGAAGATTTAGGCTCTATAATCGAAAAGATACAGGGCGAGCTTTTTGGCTTATTTTAG
- a CDS encoding BatD family protein, which produces MRHFALTLFLLFAMSVPAWAQQISIVLGKSSLPINQYYKISVRLQDQQLKEYSPFPEIEGFKKSNKYSETQTIITGGKTTTILTVTQNYAALDEGTFELKPFSMKVNGQTVQSQGADIKILPMTNGGTPGADTPDLIAQQEESELAKGPMEFVDEDDNAFLTLSTSKNEVFVGEGVGIALYFYLANEDQRLLDFYDFQNQIAGIIRQLKQQNVWEEAFEMPEIIPENVTIEQKPYLRFKLYESVLYPINTEDIRFPQLSLRMIKYKVAKNPNLLTEDRQEGFKTFYARERVIKVKELPPHPLRDIVPVGSYTLKESLPKKRVKVNRSFTYLFQIEGEGNLSAIMYPNPTPPPMLELYPPDLRQDVTRRSGHVRGAKSFVYTALAREPGEYNLNEVLEWVYFDPERATYDTLRATGIITVTGESDTDALILSRDLGSFYNIIENEDASLVSLHTFDEIRRYTNIILAILLAVSTVVFIRNKKA; this is translated from the coding sequence ATGCGTCACTTTGCCTTAACCTTATTTTTGCTCTTTGCTATGAGTGTGCCTGCCTGGGCCCAGCAGATCAGCATTGTGTTAGGAAAAAGTTCGTTGCCGATCAATCAATACTATAAAATATCGGTGCGCCTCCAGGATCAGCAGCTTAAGGAGTATAGTCCTTTCCCTGAGATTGAGGGGTTTAAGAAAAGCAATAAATACTCTGAAACGCAAACTATTATTACAGGCGGAAAAACCACAACCATTCTTACTGTTACGCAGAACTATGCCGCATTAGATGAAGGGACTTTTGAGTTGAAGCCTTTCAGTATGAAAGTAAACGGGCAAACAGTACAATCGCAGGGAGCTGATATTAAAATACTACCGATGACAAACGGTGGTACTCCAGGTGCCGATACACCAGATCTGATAGCGCAGCAGGAGGAAAGTGAACTGGCAAAAGGGCCTATGGAGTTTGTGGATGAAGACGACAATGCTTTTCTGACTTTATCAACTTCTAAAAATGAGGTGTTTGTGGGAGAAGGTGTGGGTATCGCACTTTACTTTTACCTGGCAAACGAGGATCAGCGTCTGCTGGATTTTTATGATTTTCAGAATCAGATAGCAGGTATCATCAGGCAGCTGAAACAGCAGAATGTATGGGAAGAAGCGTTCGAAATGCCCGAAATAATACCTGAAAATGTTACCATCGAGCAGAAGCCTTACCTGCGATTTAAGCTGTATGAGTCGGTGCTGTATCCGATTAACACCGAGGATATCAGGTTTCCGCAGCTATCGCTTCGCATGATCAAGTATAAGGTAGCAAAGAATCCGAACCTCCTGACCGAGGACAGGCAGGAGGGGTTTAAAACATTCTATGCGCGAGAGCGGGTGATAAAGGTAAAAGAACTGCCGCCTCATCCGCTTCGGGATATAGTACCAGTTGGGAGTTACACGCTAAAGGAAAGTCTTCCGAAGAAGAGGGTGAAGGTAAATAGAAGCTTTACTTATCTTTTCCAGATCGAAGGAGAGGGGAATCTTTCGGCTATTATGTATCCTAACCCAACACCACCGCCTATGCTGGAGCTCTACCCACCCGATTTGCGGCAGGATGTCACAAGGCGTTCCGGGCATGTAAGAGGCGCAAAAAGCTTTGTTTATACGGCCCTGGCCAGAGAACCAGGTGAGTATAACCTGAATGAGGTGTTGGAGTGGGTTTACTTCGACCCCGAGCGGGCCACCTACGACACATTGCGGGCCACCGGAATAATTACAGTAACCGGCGAAAGCGATACAGATGCATTGATTTTATCAAGAGACTTAGGCTCTTTTTATAATATTATCGAAAACGAAGATGCTTCTTTGGTAAGTTTGCATACTTTCGATGAAATTAGGCGATATACCAATATTATCTTGGCTATATTGCTGGCTGTTTCTACTGTTGTGTTTATCAGAAATAAAAAAGCATGA